In a single window of the Heliangelus exortis chromosome 1, bHelExo1.hap1, whole genome shotgun sequence genome:
- the MLNR gene encoding LOW QUALITY PROTEIN: motilin receptor (The sequence of the model RefSeq protein was modified relative to this genomic sequence to represent the inferred CDS: inserted 6 bases in 5 codons; deleted 1 base in 1 codon; substituted 1 base at 1 genomic stop codon), whose product MWGGGGNGSGREPWPWPWPWPWPCXVCTALPVRALVPFMAVCFGLLVVGVVGSVPTVLVXRRHRGMKTTTNLCLGSMAVSDLLIFLALPFDLYRLWRXRPWVFGQLLCRFSLYLSEGCTCCTLLHITALIAELYLAICFPLMATVVVTERRVKAVSGILWVFAFLSAGPFFFLLGVEQPDNHTDFSXECKPTPQAMESSSLATVFWVTTCYFILPIICLHVLCGFIGRELWQSNVRLQDPNVVLCEKEHGQTVNILAVVVLAFVICWLPFHIGRIXDDAVLQYFNILALQLFYLSASINPVLHNLILKKYRAAACKLLVPHXAAESERASFTAVKDAGGYTETSATTRHECATSF is encoded by the exons ATGTGGGGCGGTGGCGGGAACGGCAGCGGGAGAgagccctggccctggccctggccctggccctggccct gGGTGTGCACCGCGCTGCCGGTGCGGGCACTCGTCCCCTTCATGGCTGTCTGCTTTGGGCTCCTTGTGGTCGGCGTGGTGGGCAGCGTCCCGACGGTGCTGG TCCGCAGGCACCGCGGGATGAAGACCACCACCAACCTCTGCCTGGGCAGCATGGCCGTCTCGGACCTGCTCATCTTCCTGGCGCTGCCCTTCGACCTCTACCGGCTCTGGC CCCGGCCCTGGGTCTTCGGGCAGTTGCTGTGCCGCTTCTCCCTCTACCTCAGCGAGGGCTGCACCTGCTGCACCCTCCTCCACATCACCGCCCTCATCGCGGAGCTCTACCTCGCAATCTGCTTCCCCCTCATGGCCACCGTGGTTGTAACCGAGCGCCGGGTCAAGGCTGTCAGCGGCATCCTCTGGGTCTTTGCCTTCCTCTCCGCTGgccctttcttcttcttgctTGGTGTGGAGCAGCCTGACAACCACACCGACTTCA CTGAGTGCAAGCCCACCCCGCAGGCCATGGAGTCCAGCTCACTGGCCACCGTGTTCTGGGTCACCACCTGCTACTTCATCCTGCCCATCATCTGCCTCCATGTCCTGTGTGGCTTCATCGGCCGAGAGCTGTGGCAGAGCAATGTCCGTCTGCAGGACCCCAACGTGGTCCTCTGCGAGAAGGAGCACGGCCAGACAGTCAATATCTTGG CTGTGGTGGTTCTGGCTTTTGTAATTTGCTGGTTGCCTTTCCACATTGGCAGGAT AGATGATGCTGTTCTCCAGTACTTTAACATATTAGCTCTGCAGCTTTTCTACCTGAGTGCATCCATCAACCCTGTCCTCCACAACCTCATTTTGAAGAAGTACAGGGCAGCAGCCTGCAAGCTGCTGGTGCCACACTGAGCTGCAGAAAGTGAAAGA GCATCtttcacagcagtgaaagaTGCTGGTGGCTACACAGAGACCAGTGCTACCACAAGACACGAGTGTGCCACCAGCTTCTGA